In Pseudomonas fakonensis, one DNA window encodes the following:
- a CDS encoding MarR family winged helix-turn-helix transcriptional regulator, translating to MSLDALQLKISSGMVVAARHWRRLCQGALTGYGISEACAVPLLMIVRLGDGVHQVAVAQAAGLESPSLVRLLDQLCKAGLVKRCEDPLDRRAKALSLTAEGRALAESIEGELVRLRREVLLGIEPADLEATLRVIQAFEAAGMQP from the coding sequence ATGTCCCTCGACGCACTGCAACTGAAAATCAGCAGCGGCATGGTGGTGGCAGCCCGGCACTGGCGTCGCCTGTGCCAGGGCGCCCTGACCGGCTATGGCATTTCCGAGGCCTGCGCGGTGCCGTTGCTGATGATCGTGCGCCTGGGCGATGGCGTGCACCAGGTGGCCGTGGCCCAGGCCGCGGGCCTGGAAAGCCCGTCGCTGGTGCGCCTGCTCGACCAGCTGTGCAAGGCCGGCCTGGTAAAGCGCTGCGAAGACCCGCTGGACCGCCGCGCCAAGGCGCTGAGCCTGACCGCCGAAGGCCGCGCCCTGGCCGAGTCCATCGAAGGCGAGCTGGTACGCCTGCGCCGTGAGGTGCTGCTGGGCATCGAGCCGGCAGACCTTGAAGCCACCCTGCGGGTGATCCAGGCCTTCGAAGCCGCCGGAATGCAACCGTGA